The following nucleotide sequence is from Acidobacteriota bacterium.
GATGACGAAACCATCCCTGTCCTTCTCGAAAGGACGGCTCGCCTTGGTCGGCTCTTCATTCCTGGTGGAAAGGGCACGCATAGAGGCGAAACCAGCCACCGCAAGCGGTGCCACTGCCTCCTCGGTCCCCCCAGCGATCATCACATCCGCATCACCACGAAGGATTATCTCGTAAGAATCGCCGATGGCATGCGCTCCACTGGAACAGGCAGTGCAAGTAGCGGAATTGGGACCTTTTGCCCCATACTTCATTGAGATGAGGCCCGCTGCCATATTGACGATAAGGCCCGGGATGAAGAAGGGGGAGATCTTACGGGGTCCCTTCTCCAATAGAACCGAATGTTGCCATTCTAGAAAGAGGATCCCCCCGATCCCAGAGCCAACCAAAACCCCGATCCGCTCGGCATCAACCCCCTCTATCTTGAGCTCAGCATCCCTTATGGCGAGCTCAGTGGCTGCCAAGGCGTACTGAGAAAAGAGGTCCATCTTCCTCAACTCCCTCTTCTCGATGAACTCAAGCGGATCGAAACCTCTCACCTCTCCGGCTATCCGCACCGGATAATCGGTGGCATCAAACCTGGTGATCGGTCCAATACCACTCTTACCGGAGAGCATCCCCTTCCAATTCTCTTCAGTGCCCACCCCTAATGGAGAAATGAGTCCAATACCCGTAATTACAACCCTTCTTCCTTCCAAGTTACCTCCTCCGTCATCCCTTACCTATTGGGATGGCAGTGTAGGAAAGATTAAAAAGACACCCAAAGATTAAGATGAGATGCGGGAAGAAAGGTAATTAACCGCGTCCTGGACGCTCACGATCTTCTCCGCATCCTCCTCCGGGATCTCGATGTCGAACTCCTCCTCAAAAGCCATAACCAACTCCACCTGATCAAGAGAATCCGCACCGAGATCATCAACGAACTTCGCCTCAGGAACAACCTCCTCCTCGCTTACTCCAAGCTGCTCCACGATTATCTTCTTTACCCTTTCCTCAACGGTCATCTTACTATACCTCCTTTCTTAAATTTTCGAGTAATTATAAAAGGGAAAATCACCAAAGTCAACTTTACATATAGAGCCCACCGCTTATATTGAGCACATGACCCGTGATATAGCTCGCCTCTTCAGACGCCAGGAATTTCACCCCGTTTGCTATATCCTTTGGAGTGCCCAACCGGGGCGTAGGTATCTGGCTGATAAGTTTCTCCCTTGCCTCAGGGGAAAGTGCCTGGGTCATCGGGGTGTCGATGAAACCGGGGGCAATGGCGTTTACGGTTATCCCCCGAGAGGCAACCTCCCTCGCCACTGACTTAGTGAACCCGATGAGACCCGCCTTGGAAGCAGAATAATTTGCCTGCCCCACATTGCCCATCAACCCCACTACTGAGGCGATGTTTATTATCCTCCCATAACGCTTCTTCACCATCGCCTTGATCACCACTTGGGTGAAATTGAACGCCCCAGATAGGTTAACATCGATCACCTTCTGCCACTCATCGGGCTTCATCCTTAAGATAAGATTATCCCTCGTTATCCCCGCATTGTTGACCAATATATCCACCTTCCCGAACTCAGAGAGTACCTTTTCCACTGCCGCCTTCACCTTTTCGTAATCCGATACATCCACCTCCAAGGGGAGGGCTTTAACCCCCTTCTTCTCTACCTCCTTCGCTACCTCGGTGAGCGTAGGAAACTTGACATCGACAAGCGCCAAATCCGCCCCTTGATCGGCAAAGGTAAGAGCTATCTCCCGCCCTATCCCCTGAGAAGCCCCGGTGATAAGGGCTACTTTTCCAGGAAACATCTTCTCCCCCATTTGTTATTCCTCCCCCGTTTCAGCTAAAAATCTATTAAGGGATGGCTCGTCCTCCACATTGAATATCTTCGCCCCAGGTAGAATACGCTTGATAAGACCAGTAAGAACCTTCCCTGGTCCTACCTCGACAAAGGTATCACAACCTAAAGAGGAGAGCTTCTCTATCACCTCCACAAAGCGGACCGGAGATACCATTTGCTCTATTAGGGCTTTCTTCGCCTCTTCCCCCTTCTCGATAAGACCAGCAGAGACATTGGCAACAAGAGGGCAGGAAAGATCGGAAAACTCGATCCTATCGAGCTCAGAAGCGAGCTTCTCCTTAGCCGGCTCCATCAGCGGGGAGTGAAAAGGAGCGCTTACCGGAAGGAGTAGTGCTCGCTTCGCTCCCTTCTCCTTAGCCTTTACTATCGCCCGCTCCACCGCCTCTCTTCTCCCAGAAATAACCGTCTGCACCGGGGAGTTGAAATTAGCTGCTACCAACACATCTCCTCTGCTCTCCTCATTACAGATCGCCTCTACCTTATTAGAGGGAAGGCCAATTATCGCCGCCATCGCCCCCTCACCAACGGGAACCCCCTCTTGCATAAATCTACCCCGCTTCCTCACCAAACGAATACCGTCTTCGTAGGAAAAAGCGGAGGCGGAGGCAAGTGCGGAATACTCCCCCAAACTATGACCAGCGACGAAATCGGGGTGAACCCCTCGGCTCTTCAAAACCTCGAAGGAAGCAATGCTTACCGCGAAGACCGCCGGCTGGGTGTTCTCAGTGAGGGAGAGTTCCTCCTTGCTCCCCTCGAAACAAAGCCTCCTCAAGGGGAAACCGACCGCCTCCTCGAGTCTCTCGAATACCGCCTTTGCTTCGGAAAACTTATCATATAAATCCTTTCCCATCCCGGGATATTGAGAAGCCTGCCCAGGAAAGACAAACGCCTTTTTCCCCACCTCTACCTCCTTACCATCTGATCAAACTTGCTGCCCAAGTAACTCCCCCGCCGAATGCAGTAAGGAGAACGAGATCGCCTTCCTTCAATCTTCCCTGCTCAACCAACTCGTTGAGGGCAATAGGTATGGAACCGGAGGAGGTATTACCCGTCCAGGCTATATTGGAATAGACCTTTTCCCTTGGAATCTTGAGTCGAGAGGCAACCGCATCGGTTATCCGTTGATTTGCCTGATGAGGTATCAATACACTCACCTCCTCCCTCTTAACCCCTGCCTCCTCAAGGACCTCGAGAGCTATATCCGCCATCGCCCGAACCGCCACTTTGAACAGCTCATTACCTCTCATTTTGACGAAATGGAGCCTCTTCTCTATCGTCTCGTGGGAAGCGGGCATCTTGGTACCCCCTGCCGGTATGAGAAGAAAGTCGGCGAATTCCCCGTCACTCCTCAGTTTGGTAGCGAGGATCCCTCGAGGCTCCGGAACCCTTCCTAAAACAGCTGCTCCAGCACCATCGGCGAAGATAACACAGGTACTCCTGTCAGTCCAATCAATAACCCGACTGAGCACCTCCCCCCCGATTACAAGTACCCTCTCCGCCTCTCCAGAATGGATAAATTTCTCCCCTATCGAGAGGCCATAAATAAAACCGGAACAGGCAGCAGAAATATCAAAAGCAGCCGCTTTCTTTGCCCCCAGGTTCGCCTGAACAAAACAGGCGGTAGCAGGAAGGGGATGATCCGGGGTAACCGTAGCACAGATTATTATATCGATATCCTTCGGTTCAAGTTCGGCACGAAGAAGCGCCTTCCTCGCCGCCTCGGTCATAAAGGTGGAAAGATATTCCCCCTCCTCAGCTATCCTCCTCTCCCTTATCCCCGTCCTCGTCCTTATCCACTCGTCCGAGGTATCAACTATCTTCTCCAGGTCAAAATTGGTAACCACCTTTTTGGGTAGCGATGATCCAATGCCCAATATGCCTGCTTTACTATCCATTTTTGTTGAACTCCACTAATCGCTTACGGATCCTTTCGTTAACCCTGTTTTCGTAATAATTCTTCACGATCCTTATGGCGTTCTTTATCGCCTTGGGGGAGGATCTGCCATGGCAGATCACACAAACCTCCTTTATCCCAAGCAAGGGGGCTCCCCCATACTCGGCATAATCTGCCTTCTTCTTAAAATGGGCGAACGCCTTCTTAAGAAAGATATAACCAATCCGGGCAAAAAAGTCCCGAGAAAGCTCCTCCTTAAGAATGGAAGCCATCGTCTCCGCTATGCTCTCACTCACCTTCAGAATGACATTACCGGTAAACCCATCGCAGACGATCACCTCCACTCTGCCAGCGAAGACATCCCGCCCCTCTACATTGCCATAAAAATTAATGGGCGCCCGAAGGAGACTTTGGTAGGTCTTCCGAGTCAACTCATTTCCCTTGGTCTCCTCCTCCCCAATATTGAGGAGGCCCACCTTCGGGTTCTCCTTCCCCAAAACCTCCGAAGCGAAGGTAGAACCCATTATGGCAAATTGAACGAGATGCTCCGGCTTACAATCTACATTGGCACCCACATCGAGGAGAACCGCACTACCCTCAGGGGTGGGAATAGCCATCGCCAAAGCAGGACGATCAACCCCCTCTAAGGTACCAAGGACAAACTTGGCGGTCGCCATCACCGCCCCAGTATTCCCCGCACTCACCAACCCTTGAGCTCTTCCTTCCTTTACCAAATCGGTGGCAATCCTAATAGACGAATTTTTCTTCTTGCGGAAAGCAATAGTAGGTGGATCAGCCATCTCCACCTGTTCAAGAGCATTGACTATCTCTACCCCGGAAAGATCGTGAAGCCTACTCCCCAACTTCTCCTTGATAACCTCCTCCTTCCCCACCAAAATCACCTCTACCCCATACTCAGAGACCGCCTCGATCGCTCCCTCGATCGGACTATCAGGGGCGTAATCTCCCCCCATTACATCTACCGCTATCTTCATCTCTCGCTTCTCCCGCTTACCTAAACCTCCTCGCCTTCCATAACCTCTTCGCCTTTGTAATACCCACAATAGGGGCACACCCGGTGGGGTAACTTCTCATGCCCGCACTGAGGACATCTGGAGAAGGAGGGAACCTTAAGTGCATCATGGGCACGCCTCTTATCCCTCCTCGCCTTCGAATGCCTTCGTTTTGGGTTCGCCATCTTCCACCTCCTATCCTTTTATCTTCAATCTCGCCTTGAGATCTTTTAAAGGAGCAAGTCTCGGGTCAATCGCCTCTCGTTGACAATTACAGGGCGCCTGATTTAAATTGGCACCACACATCGGGCAAAGCCCCTTACAATTGGGAGAACAGATAGGCTTCATCGGAATAGCCAAGATGATCTGCTCCCGCACCACCTCAGAAAGATCGATTTCATCATCCTGATAGAAGGAAACCTTGAGATCGTTGGGGGTAAGCTCTAAATCCGGCTCTGTTGGCATCTCATCCCGCGGTAGATAAACAAGCTCAAACGATGAGGAGGAAAGGAAGGGAAATTCCTCGAGACATCGGGAACAGATAAGCTCAAGCTCAAAGGAGACCTCTCCCTTTATCTCACATCTTCTCCCTTTCACCACTATCTCGAGCTTAGCCGGGGCTGGTTTCTTAAGGGAAAATTCCCCATTCCGTACCAGTCCTAACTCGGATGGCGAAAATGAATGCTTAACAAAAAGCCCCTTCTTGGGAACCTTGCTTACCTCAATTAGCATCTCATCTCCTTCCTCGAAGGGAAAAACCCTTCGAGGGTTGGTCAGCCATCAGCTTACATAAGGGGATATCCTCTTGTCAATCGCCTCCTTCGATTGAACTCCAATAATCTGCTCCCTCACCTCCCCCCGGTCAAATAGAAGGAGGGTGGGGATGGAACGAATACGATACCGGGCAGCTATCGCTCCCTCCTCATCTACATTTACCTTCCCTACCTTGAGTCTCCCCTTATACTCCTCGGCTAACTTCTCCACTATCGGAGTTATCATCTTGCAGGGAACACACCACTCCGCCCAGAAGTCAACGAGCACCGGGATATCGGATTTTATGACCTCCCGCTCGAAATTCTCACTGTTAAAAGTGAATATCTCTGACATCTGCCTCACTCCTTTCTCTCATTTTACCAAACAAACCTATCTTGAGAGGAGTCTATCCACCTCATTTTTGAAACGTGGATGAAGCTTCTCATAGGTAGCAGTTATATCCTCTGGTATCAACCTTACTCCACCTACAATTGACATAAAATTGGTGTCTCCGTTCCACCGAGGCACAATGTGAAGATGAAAATGATCCACCACCCCAGCACCTGCCGGTCTCCCCAAGTTCATCCCTATGTTGAATCCCTCTGGATGATAAACCTCCTCCAGAACCTTCACGCTCAACTTGACAAGCTCAATAAATTCCTCACTCTCCTCCTTTCCATATTGGTAAAAGGAGGCGATATGCTCCATTGGCGCCACCATTATATGACCACTGTTGTAAGGGTAAAGGTTCAATATCAGAAAGTTATATCTTCCGCGAGCAAGGATAAGGGCTTTCCTATCATCCGCCAAAGAAAGCGCCTCGCAGAAGATACAACCTCCTTTTTCTTTACCCGCCTTTTTTATATAAGGGTAACGCCACGGCGTCCAGAGAATTTCCATCACTTTGCCCTAATAAAAAGGCAGGGCACCTCCTCTTATCAAAACCCTGCCTGCCGTAAACCCTTTGAGGGCTTCACCCAGAGTTAATGAGTTCCTTTAAGCCCTTGCCTGCTTTGAAATAGGGAACCTTCTTCGCCGGAACACTCACCTTCTCCCCAGTCTTGGGGTTCCGCGCCTCACGAGCCCTCCGCTGACGCAGTCGGAAACTACCGAATCCCCTAAGTTCCACCTTCTCCCCTCGATGAAGAGCCTCGATAATACTCTGAAACACGGTATCTACCACGATCTCAGAGTGCTTTTTCGTTAGATTGGCAGCCTTTGCCACCTCTTCTATTAACTCTGCCTTGGTCATAGCAAAACTCCTTAATTTAATAATCTTCTTCCTTTTTCCCTTTCTCGGAGGAGGGTTTCTCCTTCTCCTTTTTCTTTGCGGCGAACTTCTTCGCTATATGAGAACCCAAAAGCTCAACATTCTCTATTTTAGCAACCTCGCCGAGATTTATCGTCCCTGCCCTCTCCTCTACCTTTTTCCGCTCCTTCTTCTCCTTTCTCTCCTCTTTCTTCTCTTTTTTCTCTTTCTTCTCCTTCTTCCTCTTCTCCTCCTCAGCCTTCCGCTTCTTTTTCTCCTCTTCAGCCTCATAGGCAGCTACGCTGAGCCCGATCTTTCGCTGAGCAAAATCCATCTTGGTGATCTTCATCGTGAGCATCTGCCCGATTGAGAACTCCTTCTCCGGATCCTTCACCTTCTTCCGACTGAGCTCAGAGACATGAACCAAACCTTCTATCCCCTCCTCAAGCTCCACAAAGGCGCCGAAATTGGTGAGCCGGACGATCTTCCCAGTCACCACATCGCCGATCTTATGTTCGCTAAAGAACTTCTCCCAAATATTGGGGCTGAGCTGTTTAAGCCCTAAAGAAAGCCTTTGATTCTCAGGGTCGATATGGAGGATGACCGCCTCTACCTCCTCCCCCTTCTTCAGAACCTCAGAGGGATGTTTTATCTTCTTTGTCCAAGACATATCAGAGATATGAACAAGGCCGTCAATCCCCTCCTCCACCTCGATGAAAGCGCCAAAATCGGTTATGTTTCGCACTCGTCCCCTTATCACATCACCGACATTGTACCTCTCAGCAATAAGTTGCCAAGGGTTGGGCTCGGTCTGCTTAAGCCCCAGGGATATCCTCCTCTGCTCCGGGTCTATACTGAGAACAACCGCCTCCACCGTATCACCTACAGTCAGTATTCGGGAGGGCTGTTTGATCCTCTTATTCCACGACATCTCGGAGATATGGATCAATCCCTCTACACCCTCCTCTATTTCCACGAAGGCACCGTAATCAGTGAGGCTAACTACTCTACCCCGAACCCTGCTTCCTACAGGGTATTTATCCGCTACCTTCTCCCAAGGGTCGGGCGTCTTCTGCTTATAACCCAAGGAGACACGCTCCTTCTCCCGGTCGAACTTTAGAACGACCACCTCGACTTCATCCCCCACAGCAAACAACTCCGAGGGATGACTTATCCTCCCCCAGGACATATCGGTGATATGAAGGAGACCATCTATCCCTCCGAGGTCGATAAAGGCGCCGTACTCGGTGATATTCTTCACCACTCCCTTTACTATCTTCCCTTCTTCAAGACTAGCCAAGGTCTTTTTTCTTCTCTCAACACTCTCCTCCTCTACCACCATCTTCCGCGAGACCACGATATTACCTCGCCTCTTGTTGAGCTTTATCACCTTGACCTTTATCTCTTTTCCCTTGAAGCTATCGAGATCACGAACTGGACGAACATCTATCTGCGAGCCAGGGAGGAACGCCTTCACCCCAATATCGACCGAAAGTCCTCCTTTCACCCGGTCAATGACCTTACCGGTGATCGTCTCGTTGTTTCTGTAAGCATTCTCAATATCATCCCAGATCTTCATCCGCTCCGCCTTCTCATAGGAGAGAAGCACCCGCCCTTCCTGATCCTCAGGTATCTCCACCATAACCTTCACCTTGTCCCCTACCTTTACCTTGAGCTCCCCTTTGGCATCCTTGAACTCAGCGATATCTACTATCCCTTCCGACTTGTACCCGATATCAACCAACACCTCCGCCTCAGATATCTTCACCACCGTCCCCTCAACTACATCCCCCACCTCAAGCCCTTTAAAGCTTTGCTCGTAAAGCTCCGCCAACTTTTCCCGATCAATCTCCTCTGGGGATTCAGGAATATCAAATGAGCCATCCTTCTCTTTTTCTAAGGAGAAAGCATTGTTTCCCTCGAGCTCACCTCCTCTTGTTTTCTCTTTCTCGTTTAACTCATCATAATTCATTAGCCTCGATACCTCCTTTTCCCAATTTACGACCTCTCTTCCTCTCTTCAGTCCCGCTTTGGTGCAGAAAAAATTGGTGAATTCCCCTCTCCGCGAGCACAAAGAGTAGGTCGTATTTGTAAGTTTAAATTATATGGTAGGTTATATCTTTATGTCAAGGGTAAAGTAAGCTCCTTTACCTTCTTAAGCATAAATTCTATTACCTCCTCCAAACTGAGAGAAGTGGAATCAAGGTAGATGGCATCATCCGCCCTACAAAGTGGAGAATCGGGGCGGGTACTATCCCGTCTGTCCCTCTTTCTCGTCTCCTCAAGCACCTCGGAAAAACTGAGGGATATCCCCTTCTCCTTGAGCTCCTTGAACCTCCTCCTCGCCCTCTCTTCGAGGGTGGCATCGAGGAAAAACTTGACCTCGGCATCGGGAAAGACCTTGGTCCCTATATCCCTTCCCTCTACCACCACCCCTCCCTCCTTACCTACCTCACGCTGGAGGGCAACTAACCGCCGTCTCACCCCAGGATAGACCGAGATGACCGAGGCTACCTCCCCGATCCCGGGCTTCCTTATCTCCTCAGTCACATCACGCCCATCGAGGAGAACCCGATAAGAAGAGGATGATTTTCGAAACTCCACCTGAGAACTTTCCGCCAGCGAAACAACCTCCTCCTCGGAGGAGGGATCGATCCCCGTTTCAACCACCTTGAGCGCTATCGCCCGATACATAGCACCGGTATCGAGATAAAAATAGCCGAGCTTGGCAGCAAGAGCCTTCCCCACCGTGCTCTTCCCAGCACCAGCAGGACCATCAATGGCTATTACTATCCCTCTACTCCTCTTCCTCATCTCCCAAGAACCTTCCGCAAGGAGGCAACGAACCTTTCTAATTCCTTCATCTCACCAATGCTCACCCGCACCCCATTCTCAAAGCCCCAGCCCTTCATTCCCCTTACGATCACTCCTTCCCTAAGGAGCCTCTGTGTCAACTCATCACCATCGACCGGGGTGAAGAAAAGCATAAAGTTGGTATGTGAGGGGACAAACGATATCCCCAGCTTCCTGAACTCCTCTCCGAGATATCTCTTTCCCTCGTCGTTCGCCTCCACCGTCTTACGCACATAATCCTCATCATCGAGTGCTGCCATCGCCGCCTTCTGGGCAAGGGTACCGGTGTTGAACGGGGGCATTACCCGCAATAACCACTCCATAAGCTCCGGAGTGGTGATGCCGTAGCCTATCCTAAGACCAGCCAAACCGTAGATCTTGGAGAAGGTCCGAAGGATAATAACCCTCCTTCCCTCCCTTACATAAGCCAAGGAATCGGGATAAGCGGGATCATCGATGTACTCATAATATGCCTCATCGAGAACCACCACCACTTCTTCCGGCACCTGAGATAAAAATCTATCGAGTTCATCCGCCGTTATCATCGTTCCCGTAGGGTTATTAGGATTGGCGATAAAGACGAGCTTTGTCTTATCATCGATCACCTCAGCCATCCTTACCAGATCGTAGCGGTAGTTCCGGAGAGGAACGAAGGTGATATCGGCATCAACCAGCTTAGCGGAAATGGGATACATAATGAATGTCCCCTCCGATATCACCACCTTCTCCTTAGGAGCGACAAAAGCACGAACGGCAAAATCGATGATCTCAGAGGAACCTCGGGCAACGATTATCTGCTCGGCAGGGATATTAAGCCTATGAGAAAGTTTCTTTCTGAGATAATAAGCGGTGGTGTCGGGATAGCGAGCTATTTCAGAAGCTTCTTTCTGAATCGCCTCTACCGCCCTGGGTGAGGGACCAAGGGGGTTCTCATTCGAGGCGAGCTTCACCACCGAGGAAAGACCGAGTTCCCTCTTAACCTCCTCCAACGGTTTTCCGGGTACATAGGGTTTAACTCCTTTGATGTAATCAGGTACCAGCATTTTTCACCTCGCTTTGTTTTACGAATCGTTCCACTTCAGCGGGGGTAAGTTCTCGAAAATCGCCGGGCTTTAGTCCTTTTATATTAAAGAAAGAGATAGCCACCCGCTTTAACCTTATTACCGGATGACCTATCCGAAAAAACATCTCCTTTATCTGATTCTTCCTCCCTTCAAAAAGGATCACCCGAAACCAGGAGTTCCTCTCCTTCCTAAGTAGGGTGATCTTGGCGGGCACTGTCTTATATCCATCGATCACTATCCCCCGCCGTAGCTTTTCTATCTCCTTCGACTGAGGAACCCCCTTTACCTTCACCAAATACACCTTGGGGGAACGATAACGAGGATGGATTATTCGCTCGGCAAACTCGCCATCGTTGGTGAGGATGAGAAGTCCCTCAGCATCCCAGTCAAGTCTCCCTGCAGGATAGATCCGCTCTTTCACCTCAGGGATGAAATCGAGCACCGTAGGACGCCCCAAAGGATCGTAAACCGTAGAAAGACAATTTCGGGGTTTGTAAAAAAGGAAGTATCGCTTCCTCTCGCTGAAGGACAGCCTTACGCCGTCAACCTCTATTATGTCCTTCAGCTTATCCGCTTTGATGCCGAGCTTGGTCACCACCTCACCGTTCACCGACACCCTCCCTTCCCGGATCAGCTCATCAGCCTTTCTCCGGGAACATATGCCCGCCTCCGCTATCAGCTTATTCAGTCTTTCCTTCATCGGGAGAAGATGTAGCCTCACTTTCCCTCTCATCCTCAGGTAAAAACTCCTCAAACTCCTCTAACCGGGGGAGCTCGGAGAGATCGCGGAGCCCAAAGCGGAGGAGAAACTCCTTGGTAGTGCCATATAAAAAGGGCCTTCCCGGTGCATCCTTCCTTCCAATTATCCTGATGAGCTTCTTCGCCAATAGGCTTTTCAGAGGGCCGCTCACATCGACTCCCCGGATAGCCGATATCTCGGGGGTGGATATCGGCTGACGATAGGCGATCACCGCGAGCGTTTCAAGTGCTGCCTGGGAAAGCCTAACCTCCCTCCTCTCGGTGAGGAGCTTCCTTATATAAGGATCGTACTCAGGACGGGTGATCAACTGATATCCCCCGGCTACCTCGACGAGGAGAAGACCTCCACCCCTTTCCTTATACTCGGCGGAAAGCTCCTCGATAGCACTCCTTATCTCTTTTATCCCCTCATCGGGAAGGACCTCGGATATCTCCTTAAGGGAAACGGGCTTTGGGGATACAAAGATAAGCGCTTCAATTATCCCCTTAAGCTCTCCTTTTTCCATCACCAGCTCAATTCCTCCGGCTTGACCGAGCTCGGGTAGATGAATATCTCCCCAAATGGCTCTTTCTGATATGCCACTATCAACTTGAGCCTTATCGCCTCGAGTATGGCAAGGAAGGTGACGAACATCGCCTTTCTTCCCTCACTCTTGAATAGCTCACTGAAAGTGAGAGGAGCAAGCTCAGAAAGAAGACTGAGGATCTCCTTCAGCCTTTCCTCCACCGTCAGCTCATCACGCTCGATCACCTCGGCTTCCACTTCTTCCTTCGGAGCAAGGAGTCTCTTGAAGGCGGAAAGGAGATCGAATAGATCTGCCTCTAAAAGGACTTCACTCTCAGGGGTAGCTTCGGTCTCCCTCTGCCAGCACTTGGACCAGAACTCCTCCCTCTCCTTGAGGAAAGAAGCCGCCTCGCGGAAACGCTGATGCTCGATGAGCTGAGAGACAAGCTCCTCCTTCAGTTCCTCTATCTCTTCCTTCTCTTCGCTCGTTGCCGGAAGGAGCATCTTGGATTTGATGTAAACAAGGGTTGCTGCCATCAGAAGAAATTCACTTGCAACCTCAAGGTTCAACTCCCGCATCAGATCAAGGTACTCGAGATACTCCTTCGTTATCTCCGCTATCGGTATCTCCCAGACTTCTATCTCCCTCTTCCTGACCAGGTGGAGGAGGAGATCAAGCGGTCCCTCAAATACCGGTATTCTTACCTTGTAGGGGACCTCGGATGATGTCATATCCCTGCCAGTCCCATCGCTTCTCTCACTTCACTCATCGTTTCCTCGGCTACCGCCCTCGCCTTCTTAGCTCCTTCGGCAAGGATATCCCGCACCAGATCCGGCTTTTCCTCGTACTCCCTCCTTTTCTCCCTTATCGGGGCGAGGAACTCGACGAGCGATGAGGAGAGAACCCTTTTGCAATCGGTGCATCCTATCTCCGCTTTCCTGCAGGCGTTTTCTATCTCCGCCGTCTTTTTCGGGTCGGTAAATAGCCGATGATAGGGGAAGAGGTTGCACACCTCAGGGCGCCCGGGATCGCTTCTCCTCACTCTATTCGGGTCGGTGAACATCGTCTTAACCTTTTCCTCTATCTCCTGAGGAGGATCGGCAAGGTTTATCACATTACCATAACTCTTACTCATCTTCCTCCCGTCGAGGCCAAGAAGACGGGGAAACTTGGTGAGAAGCGCCTGCGGTTCGGGAAAGACCGGGCGATAGAGATGGTTGAATCGGCGAACGATCTCCCGGGCAAGCTCGATATGGGGAACC
It contains:
- a CDS encoding segregation/condensation protein A, translating into MTSSEVPYKVRIPVFEGPLDLLLHLVRKREIEVWEIPIAEITKEYLEYLDLMRELNLEVASEFLLMAATLVYIKSKMLLPATSEEKEEIEELKEELVSQLIEHQRFREAASFLKEREEFWSKCWQRETEATPESEVLLEADLFDLLSAFKRLLAPKEEVEAEVIERDELTVEERLKEILSLLSELAPLTFSELFKSEGRKAMFVTFLAILEAIRLKLIVAYQKEPFGEIFIYPSSVKPEELSW
- a CDS encoding (d)CMP kinase, whose product is MRKRSRGIVIAIDGPAGAGKSTVGKALAAKLGYFYLDTGAMYRAIALKVVETGIDPSSEEEVVSLAESSQVEFRKSSSSYRVLLDGRDVTEEIRKPGIGEVASVISVYPGVRRRLVALQREVGKEGGVVVEGRDIGTKVFPDAEVKFFLDATLEERARRRFKELKEKGISLSFSEVLEETRKRDRRDSTRPDSPLCRADDAIYLDSTSLSLEEVIEFMLKKVKELTLPLT
- a CDS encoding histidinol-phosphate transaminase, translating into MLVPDYIKGVKPYVPGKPLEEVKRELGLSSVVKLASNENPLGPSPRAVEAIQKEASEIARYPDTTAYYLRKKLSHRLNIPAEQIIVARGSSEIIDFAVRAFVAPKEKVVISEGTFIMYPISAKLVDADITFVPLRNYRYDLVRMAEVIDDKTKLVFIANPNNPTGTMITADELDRFLSQVPEEVVVVLDEAYYEYIDDPAYPDSLAYVREGRRVIILRTFSKIYGLAGLRIGYGITTPELMEWLLRVMPPFNTGTLAQKAAMAALDDEDYVRKTVEANDEGKRYLGEEFRKLGISFVPSHTNFMLFFTPVDGDELTQRLLREGVIVRGMKGWGFENGVRVSIGEMKELERFVASLRKVLGR
- a CDS encoding rRNA pseudouridine synthase, with protein sequence MKERLNKLIAEAGICSRRKADELIREGRVSVNGEVVTKLGIKADKLKDIIEVDGVRLSFSERKRYFLFYKPRNCLSTVYDPLGRPTVLDFIPEVKERIYPAGRLDWDAEGLLILTNDGEFAERIIHPRYRSPKVYLVKVKGVPQSKEIEKLRRGIVIDGYKTVPAKITLLRKERNSWFRVILFEGRKNQIKEMFFRIGHPVIRLKRVAISFFNIKGLKPGDFRELTPAEVERFVKQSEVKNAGT
- the trpS gene encoding tryptophan--tRNA ligase produces the protein MKRKRVLSGMRPTGKLHLGHLIGALNNWVKLQDEYDCFYTIVPWHALTTEYADPSKIREYTLEVARDWLAVGLDPERSVIFVQSDVPQHAELHLLLSMIVPIPWLERVPSYKEQQRELPDKDLSTYGFLGYPLLQTADIIIYKAECVPVGEDQVPHIELAREIVRRFNHLYRPVFPEPQALLTKFPRLLGLDGRKMSKSYGNVINLADPPQEIEEKVKTMFTDPNRVRRSDPGRPEVCNLFPYHRLFTDPKKTAEIENACRKAEIGCTDCKRVLSSSLVEFLAPIREKRREYEEKPDLVRDILAEGAKKARAVAEETMSEVREAMGLAGI
- the scpB gene encoding SMC-Scp complex subunit ScpB, encoding MEKGELKGIIEALIFVSPKPVSLKEISEVLPDEGIKEIRSAIEELSAEYKERGGGLLLVEVAGGYQLITRPEYDPYIRKLLTERREVRLSQAALETLAVIAYRQPISTPEISAIRGVDVSGPLKSLLAKKLIRIIGRKDAPGRPFLYGTTKEFLLRFGLRDLSELPRLEEFEEFLPEDERESEATSSPDEGKTE
- a CDS encoding 30S ribosomal protein S1, with the protein product MNYDELNEKEKTRGGELEGNNAFSLEKEKDGSFDIPESPEEIDREKLAELYEQSFKGLEVGDVVEGTVVKISEAEVLVDIGYKSEGIVDIAEFKDAKGELKVKVGDKVKVMVEIPEDQEGRVLLSYEKAERMKIWDDIENAYRNNETITGKVIDRVKGGLSVDIGVKAFLPGSQIDVRPVRDLDSFKGKEIKVKVIKLNKRRGNIVVSRKMVVEEESVERRKKTLASLEEGKIVKGVVKNITEYGAFIDLGGIDGLLHITDMSWGRISHPSELFAVGDEVEVVVLKFDREKERVSLGYKQKTPDPWEKVADKYPVGSRVRGRVVSLTDYGAFVEIEEGVEGLIHISEMSWNKRIKQPSRILTVGDTVEAVVLSIDPEQRRISLGLKQTEPNPWQLIAERYNVGDVIRGRVRNITDFGAFIEVEEGIDGLVHISDMSWTKKIKHPSEVLKKGEEVEAVILHIDPENQRLSLGLKQLSPNIWEKFFSEHKIGDVVTGKIVRLTNFGAFVELEEGIEGLVHVSELSRKKVKDPEKEFSIGQMLTMKITKMDFAQRKIGLSVAAYEAEEEKKKRKAEEEKRKKEKKEKKEKKEERKEKKERKKVEERAGTINLGEVAKIENVELLGSHIAKKFAAKKKEKEKPSSEKGKKEEDY
- a CDS encoding integration host factor subunit beta, whose protein sequence is MTKAELIEEVAKAANLTKKHSEIVVDTVFQSIIEALHRGEKVELRGFGSFRLRQRRAREARNPKTGEKVSVPAKKVPYFKAGKGLKELINSG